GTGGATCAACCTTCCCTCCCCGTCCAttaccgtccctccctcctttcttgcatccctcctcctcctcctcctccgtccctgcTTTCCTCGGCCTTAGCTCCTTTtccagcttccctccctcccctcccccctgcccttccctctcccctccattttCAGAAATCTTATCCCCTTGCCACTtcgctacgagagagagagagagagagagagagagagagagagagagagagagagagagagagagagagagagagagagagagagagagagagagagagagagagagatccaaccCTCACTCTGCCAGCAACAGTCCACAGCCAGTTAATAAATCCGTAAATGAATTTGCTGAATATAAATAAGCAATAAACACgcaaacaacaacaccaccaccaacaacaacaacgacagcccCTTTCCCCTTTTGCGTCCTGTTGGCAGCCATTTTGAGTTCAGAACAAAGGGAATCAAAATATTAGTCCCTATATAACatagaatagggaggaaaaaaaaataataaaaatagaaacagtagttgtagtagtatttgtagtagttgtagcagtagtaattaTTGTAGCAGCAGAATTAGTTGTAGTACTCCTTCTCCTAGCTAAGTGGTATTAGTATTTTTGGTAGTagtaacggtagtagtagtagtagtagtaatagtagtagtagtagtagtagtagtagtagtagtagatatctCAGTGGTAGTAAATATTAataatcctttttcttcttccattatcattagtattacctGACTATTATAGGTGATAAATCACACtgcttaaaaataaaaataaaacaattatTGATAtatccataaataaataaaaatacaacaatgtatatatatatatatatatatatatatatatatatatatatatatatatatatatatatatatatatatatatgtgtgtgtgtgtgtgtgtgtgtgtgtgtgtgtgtgatcacttAGAGAACTGTATGAATGAAAAATTATGCATATATATTCGTATTTGCACTACAGCTTAATTTTAagaacataaatacatacatacatacatacataaatatatatatatatatatatatatatatatatatatatatatatatatatatatatatatatatattttttttcacaagagtgacagacaaaatacaggagagggacggatgggttgattgcatttacctggacctgaagaaggcgttcgacgttccacatacaagactactatggaagctggagaataaaggaggtttgaaagggaaaatgaagaactggatggaaagctacttaagaggaggagagatgagaagtgGTGAAGGACacgaaatcggaatggagaattgtacagagtggagtgcctcaaggatcggtattggcacctgtACTCTTCCtagtatatgtaaatgatatgccggagGGAGTAAACAGTTATGTGAgtctgtttgcagacgatgcaaaactgctaagacatattagaaacagtaaagactgtgaaattttGCAAGATGAACTGAACAAGATTTGGGAATGGAGTAATAAATGGGAGAtagaattcaatgtgaagaaaagtcatgtaatggaaatgggaaagagtgaagggagaccaaaatggacatatacgaagaatgggagatggagaaatagtaaagaaagttaaaaaagagagagatctgggagtgacaatacaagataatcaacagcctgagagtcatgttaatcggatattcggtgatacgtataaaatggtgaaaaatataggattagcattccactacatggataaggatatgatgaaaaagttaataaccactatgattaaaccaaaattggaatatacggaggcggtgtggtctccccgtaagaaacataaaaaaaaaaaaactataaggaatacaaagaatggcaacaaaaatgattccagaactagagggattgacatatgaagaaagactaAAGgagatggacctaccaacactggaacaaagaagagaaaggggagacctaatactagtttataaattattgagcaaaatggaagatgtagataatgaggagttactattaaaaaaaggaataaacaccaagatcacaagaggacatagtaattgaggaaaggaagatgcttgagagacaaagaaatatagaggttttggaacagactaagtgaggatgtagtatcggtggtgtgcaaaactttaaggaaaagttggacaaatacagatacggagacgggaccacacgagcgtaagtccaggccctgtaaagctacaactaggtaaacacaactacgtaggtaaatacacacacactcggcaATGAAACACATCCGTCAACTTGGTCTTGTCTTTATGTACAAGAGAAACAACACAACAATGTCACCTACACCAGAGACACTCACAGGTACAACAGCTCACTAATTAAGGAATCAATTATGCGCAGGTGTACTAGGAAAtaccaggcggcggcggcggcagcagcggcggcggcagcagcggcagcggcggcggcgacggcggcggctaCGGCGGCGGCAAGACTAGGGTACAAAATGATCGTGGCAGACCCAATGTACGACAAAGTTTTCTTATATCTCGTGTCTATATACTAATTACTTCTCTGTAATGACTGTAACAACCCTTCATTCTCTTAGTGACGCCAAGTTTCCTCTAGGTCTAAGTGATTAAGGAGTGTGACTGACGGAAGGTTTGGGCGAGGCGCGGATGTTACAGTGATTACGGGAGGGACATGGATAGGCAGGCAggcaaagacagaaacagacggtAATGCGCACTGACAGCAAGGACCTGGACATATCACAACAACTAACCGACTCTTCGTCATAGTAAAGCGATTCTGGCGGTATAGGAGCGAGATGATGTTCTTATAAGCTTAGTTTCGTGATTAAATCCTTCGTTACGGGTTATCCATCAGTCAGTTTTAAGGATGTTTTATGAGTATCGTTGTTTGGGGTCATCTCGGGTCATGGCGCATCGTCCGTGTTTGTCTATGGCGAGAGTCGGTCAGGATGTCGCTTCTCCAAGACTCGCTGTCGTACGCCACCCGCCAAAATATCGTACATCAGGAGCTTCGTGGATGTAGTAAGTGCGTTTGTAATGTCggttatttatttagttttcgcACACTGGAAAAACACGGGCAGGTAATGAGATTGGAAttgcacataaataaataaataatcaagttaaataaataaataaataaatatatatacacacgtaaAGCCTATATATAACCAGAATTAGTtttttgattgattttttttgaGGGGGTTCGAATTCGACTTCTCTTTTACGATCTTTCTAATATCTTTCCATACGTCTATTCTTCTAGGCAATCAATATACGGCTTtcatgattatattttttttcattctttttctaatTCAACTAATtcagattgaaagagagagagagagagagagagagagagagagagagagagagagagagagagagagagagagagagagagagagagagagagagagagagagagagagagagagagagagagagagagagattactaaaCAGCGAATGGTATTTAAAAGTCAGTACAGCACAATtatcttattttgagagagagagagagagagagagagagagagagagagagagagagagagagagagagagagagagagagagagagagagagagagagagagaaccaaagccGCCAGCGAacaagagaaggtggaagaaataGACTAAAGATTTTTCCCATAAATCATCTACATGTCATAAAAATTTcaaactattatcatcatcattatcattactattattattcctccttcgTGGCGACTCTAGTAACAActataatcattatcattattatttacttttttttggtTGGATACGAGGATGCATATTGGGGGGGTGATGGGACGATGAAGGGGACGAGATGACGAGAAATGGGGAACACTTAATGGCGAAAAtaatagggaaggggaagaaaggggaagaagacagggaaagagaaaacaaaggaaagaaaggtggagaaagacgaggaaaaggtgagaaatgggaagaggattgggaaagggaagaaaagggaagaaggtagaTGAAAGAGGAAGCCAGTTAAGGAGTTTGAGGCAAGGCTAcaggatggaatgggaaggaaaaggaggggacggtaaaaagagcaggaaaaggaaggaatatgaaggtaaagaggggaaaggagggggaaggggagggagtggaggaaagagtaagaagaaagaaattgaaggaaaagagaggaaggggaggcagggaaaggaatcAGAAGGGAGAgttggggaatgagagggaaagacatcgtagggaaagaaaggtatgAGCTTAGAGGAGAaagtaggggaaggagagggaagggaaaggaattaaagagaataaaggaggggaTAGAAAAACGAAATATGGATGAGGGAGAAATGTATGAAAGCATGTATGTAATGtacgcatgtatgtatgtacgcatgAATGTATGTACGCAATCTTATCTACatatattaattattatttattgtgACCATGGGGAGAAATCACTCTTAGTAGCATCATCATtcaccacaataataataataataataataataataataataataataataataataataataataataataataattgtggaATCAGCTATTCATTTATATTTGCATTAGCAAGAGAACGAAAATTAAAGCACTGTTATACACAAATAAATATCCAAAtaacagtaaataataataataataataataataataataataataataataataataatgataattactcCCTTTAATCGCTAATgagacaaataaaaaacaaatgcaAATACTTCCATTTGTTACTTAAAAAAAGAAAcgcgaaaaaaaatgaagagggtgagagggagggggagcaggGTAAGCAGGAGAGTAGGACGCATATTGGAGGGGAGCAGGGGCAtcgaaggagggaatgagggggggggggggaggtccttACTTACTGAGATCAACAAGAGATTAAACGGATGAATAaataattatgtaaataaataagtaattaAATACTAGATAAATAAACATCTTATTTACAATATCAAAAgcagaatgagaaagggaggagagagagagagagagagagagagagagagagagagagagagagagagagagagagagagagagagagagagagagagagagagagagagagagagagaaaatcagaggAGATCCAGAGATGAACGAGTTATGTAAAAGCAGTTAGTATGATTagtcgctattattattattattattattattattattattattattatcattattattattattattattatggtcgTCGCGGCAGGTCCCGGCCCGCCACGcccgccaccaccacacaacGCCCACACCCTCGGCGCCACACGCCCCGCCCCGCGTTACTACATTTATGGAGCCTCCGGGAGGCTTTGTATTCGCTGTGTTCGTGTATGCATGGGCGGGCGCTGAGGCAAAACTTGAGTGTACCGCACGCTGATTGTGCTGTCCGCCTCAGCGAGGGGTTGGGGCCAGGGTGGAGGCTGGCGGGAGGGCGGCGGGCGGGTGCGGTGGTAGGCGGGGCCGCGGCGCAATGGTCACCTGACGACGATGGAAAGAGAGACACCAAGTTGTCTTACTGAGCTACACACTGAACACTGAGGGGGAGGGGCGACGCGGGGCGCGGCGTGGCTGCCCCGCCGCCCGCCCACCGGGTTATCAACCCTCCTTGGGGCGGGGGTCGTCACGCCCAGGGTCTGAGCGAGGGTCGTGTGGGGGGCCAGGGGGATCCCTGCCACGGGAGGGGTCTGGGGAGGGTGGAGCGGCCTCCCTGCGACAATCCTCGCCACCCTCGGCCTCGCCCTTGTGGCCGTCGATGGAGCGGTAGATCTGCGTTAGGTGGCGGAAGATGTACTGCGGCCCCAAACCCTCGCGGCCACTGCTggcgctgccgctgctgctgcggCTGCAACTCCGTCGCTCCGTGGAGTCCTCGTCGCTGGTGTCCACGCCGGGGTCGGGGTGCGGGCGTGCGGGAGGGTGGAAGGCCGAGATTCGGTCGTCTCCGCCGTGCAGACCGCCCACGCTGGCGGGCATCGACACGGGGTGAGGCGGGTCTTCGCGGGGTGGGCGGGGGTCGGGCAGCGACGGGGAGGAGCGGCCGCTCAGCAGGCTcttggtgggggtgaggggggcgtggCCGGGTGTGATGGTGGGGTGCAGGCCTCCAAGGcccccgccgccaccgcctccgccgcccACTCCGCCGAGGTGCCCCTCCTTGCCCTGCAGTGCCTGCGTGGCCGCCATGGTCCTCAGCTGGCCCGCTAGGCGCAGGTCCAGCAGCAGGCGGTAGGGATCGAGGGGCGTGGGAGGGACGTGGGCCGCCATGGGCACCTGTGGGCGGAGCAGCGAGGCGCGCGTGGACCAAGGGTTCAAGACGTCGTGGGGGGGCGGCACCGAGGTGGGCAGGAATGGTGCTTGCATGAGGAACGGCGCCGGCAGACCCTCCGGTGGGTGTTTGTCCACCTCCCGCGTGTCGACTTCCAGGCGGGGCCGCTTCCCGCCGCCGCTCTCCTCCTCGCTGGAGCTGAGCGCCGATACGTCCGAGAAGAGTGACCGCTTGACGCCCTTGTCCTGCGGCATCGGCGGCGGCGGAGCGGGGCTGCGGTGCGTGGCGGCGGCCAAGTCCAGCGGAGGCGGCATGACGgtgggcggcagggagggaggcggcgGGGGGGCGGCTTTGGCCAACAGGGCGGCGCGGATGTGTTGCTGGAGCGTCTGGTCAGCCGAGAGGCCAGGCGAGCCGGCGCGCGGAGCCATGCGACGCAGCAGGTCACTGAAGAAGTTGCCGGGGAAAGGCGTGGACATGTTGAAGAGGTAGGGCGGCGTGGCGGACACCAGCTGCGACACGAACTGGAAGGTGTTGAAGTTGTGCAGGTGGCGAGGCGGAGGAGCGTGGCCGGGGTTCACATCGCCCGAGCCGCGCACGCCAGACACGTTGGTCTCCGGCGTGGCCATCTGAGGAGGGACGAAGGTGGCGTTAGAGGCGGCGGTGGGAGTAGGAGCGGTAATAACAATAGCAGTAATATCAGTAGCAGCAGTATATAGTAATAGAAGTAGAGGAATAAGAAtagaagaccaaggaaaacacacacacacacacacacacacacacacacacacacacacacacacacacacacacacacacacacatcatcctaGATCATAATTctgctccctcccacccttccagTTCCCACCACAACCCTCGTCTTCCTTCCGTCAATCTCCCTCCTTCCGCCCTTCCCCAGCCCCCCCTGCAACCACagcccctcatccctccctttcaaATCTCCTTTCCCActgcctttctccctccctccctctccccagccCAATCGTAGAGCCATAAAGCAGGTATTAATGGCGTCTCCAAAATCaatacgtgttttttttcttctttttcaaggCGGAAAGAGGGtgttgttaatctctctctctctctctctctctctctctctctctctcacacacacacacacacacacacacacacacacacacacacgacacgcgTCAAGGTTTCACATATAAGCCGCTAATCCTTCAatttaccccccctcctcctcctcctcttcctcttcctcttccttctctctctttcctttcctttcctctccctttcccctctctctgtccgctctttctttcacctctcctctcctccgtctctcttcatttctcctttaagttcctcagttttatttttcttctttttcttcttccttttttcctcttcctctcgaccATTAATTATtcttgtcatcctcttcctaagtCTCGTTtgcttctctctcgctctctctgattctttccttctccaagtCCAATTTTTATTCATCCTCTTCCgtcgacttttttttccttccttccctcatttcctcaatccctctctcctcctcctcctcctcttcatcggaCGGAACGAGGAAGACCGAAGCCCCGTTGATGCCTGATTGGTCTCATCAGccgaattagagagagagagagagagagagagagagagagagagagagagagagagagagagagagagagagagagagagagtgagagagagagagagagagagagaggctatagAAAGGAGGTAAAacgagaaaatggatgaaacgaaataaacagagagagagagagagagagagagagagagagagagagagagagagagagagagagagagagtgggggtgtGGGTGAGGCTCCAGAGACGTCTCGAGCTGGTGATTCGGAACACTGAGATGATAAAATatggaagaagtggaaagagaaagtgaagttgataaaggtggaggaggagattatgaaaagagaggaggagaggctgggggtaatatgaatctctctctctctctctctctctctctctctctctctctctctctctctcgttcattgtTTTCGCgtgtatttttttcgtttttgcacTTATTTCCTTATCGTTGTTACCATCATTTATCTTACATAACTATTATCATCATTCATCGCCTctattattaatatcattcaTTCCTTCTATTACTGcaacgattactactactactactaccactactaccaccgccactacgattactactactacttctcctactactactaataataataataacaatactaatagtaTAACAAAGGGCAGGGCGAAGTACAAAAAAGGAATACGCaaatattgaaatagaaatgagaaaaagaagaaaaaaagtggagataaaggaggagaaggaacggagTAATTGCCCAAAACTGTGTGTGCCATCAccgtgccccccctcccccctcctacccccctcctctttcccactAGTCAGGAACAGTGacagaaacacaaaggaaaaaaaatgttaataaaaaaagcaaataaataataaagaatagaTAAATGAGAACACAGTAACAAACCAGCGTTGGATGATAATAAACAacgcataataaataaaaaaaaacaagtaatatCTAAAGAGGAATTCCAAAacaagtgtaaaaaaaaagtcttaaaACGAGTAATAGAAAAAATTGAAACCCCcacgaaaaaatataaatgaaacaaagaagaataaaaagcaagtaattaaaaaaaaaaaaagaataatattacagagaagaaaaagaacaaaagacgaaaaacaataagagaaaaaacttTTACTCGAATGCCGTGACAAATTTCATTCTCTGATAAAAACAAAAGttcacctccacttcttttcctacttccgttcccgccctccctccccctccccactaaCAATTAGCCTCTTGACCTGCCCtttaaacttcctcctcctcctcctcctcttccagggtACAAACTTTATCAAATCAAAACTATACTGACTGAATTTGCTTCTTTACTGTTTTACATCAattaattttcacacacacacacacacacacacacacacgcgggatgaatgaatgaatgaggagaaaagagatgaggaaatgaacTGAGGGAAGTGTttggagaaagaggacgaaagagaTTTAAgacgaagagatgaaagaggaggaaggaggaaggaggtaaagctaaaaggagagagaggataagagggcgggaagaggagggcgaggagaaagatgacgagagaggagagagatataaTAATAAGAAGTGAGAAGAATCCGGAGaatagaggagggaagatggaagaggaggagaattacgaaaaggaataagaagactgactgactgaagaggcgcgagagaaagagaagaacctgaggaaacgaaggagggagacagggaaagggaaagaggagtaatatggaaaaaaaataataaaggataaaaatatatgaagaagagaaaatggggaataagaagactgaagagagagagaggatagaaatagaag
This genomic window from Eriocheir sinensis breed Jianghai 21 chromosome 34, ASM2467909v1, whole genome shotgun sequence contains:
- the LOC127007093 gene encoding uncharacterized protein LOC127007093 gives rise to the protein MATPETNVSGVRGSGDVNPGHAPPPRHLHNFNTFQFVSQLVSATPPYLFNMSTPFPGNFFSDLLRRMAPRAGSPGLSADQTLQQHIRAALLAKAAPPPPPSLPPTVMPPPLDLAAATHRSPAPPPPMPQDKGVKRSLFSDVSALSSSEEESGGGKRPRLEVDTREVDKHPPEGLPAPFLMQAPFLPTSVPPPHDVLNPWSTRASLLRPQVPMAAHVPPTPLDPYRLLLDLRLAGQLRTMAATQALQGKEGHLGGVGGGGGGGGGLGGLHPTITPGHAPLTPTKSLLSGRSSPSLPDPRPPREDPPHPVSMPASVGGLHGGDDRISAFHPPARPHPDPGVDTSDEDSTERRSCSRSSSGSASSGREGLGPQYIFRHLTQIYRSIDGHKGEAEGGEDCRREAAPPSPDPSRGRDPPGPPHDPRSDPGRDDPRPKEG